A stretch of Synechococcus sp. MIT S9220 DNA encodes these proteins:
- a CDS encoding CAAD domain-containing protein, whose protein sequence is MAESPDQSGDLPFKEPVDAAELNLGLDPIEAEEVQNVEIAKSPSDAVEAPSSLESEDHGDELSVSHLLQQLSLGLDSLKQLNLEGFKQIYPIFLIVFGSVILGLLLSFITTFLSSMNHLPVVGGLFQGVAELIGLVAVVRLITSNLLLQHRRAEVFARIAALKKDLLGGQE, encoded by the coding sequence GTGGCTGAAAGTCCTGATCAAAGTGGCGACTTGCCATTCAAAGAGCCTGTTGATGCTGCCGAACTGAATCTCGGGCTTGACCCCATTGAGGCTGAAGAAGTTCAAAATGTTGAGATTGCAAAGTCTCCATCGGATGCTGTTGAAGCTCCGTCATCCTTGGAGTCAGAAGATCATGGGGATGAACTCTCTGTCTCTCACCTGCTCCAACAGCTTTCGCTTGGATTAGATTCGCTGAAACAGTTGAATCTTGAGGGCTTTAAGCAGATTTACCCGATCTTTCTGATTGTCTTCGGCTCGGTGATTCTCGGTTTGCTGCTGTCATTTATCACCACATTTTTGAGCTCCATGAACCATCTGCCGGTTGTCGGTGGCTTGTTCCAGGGAGTCGCTGAGCTGATTGGCCTGGTTGCTGTCGTGCGACTGATTACTTCGAATTTATTGCTGCAGCATCGACGAGCAGAAGTGTTCGCGCGTATTGCCGCATTAAAAAAAGATCTACTGGGAGGGCAGGAATGA
- a CDS encoding site-specific integrase, which yields MGRPKKTIQRRTNGIYIVQIWLGGKRHVKSLETRDPERAAARAAQAIRKLQKEASSGFNRWDEHPAEKPLTEWPGPIPYKVDGRPDVESIEEVPDRETTWGEFCEDPEIQITPPHQTDWLDLVREAESVRKRKHKKPYSASWHKNVGISIKQVPFTLQQASAKTIRDWIKLMEKQGLSGLTIANKCTLLSGLVDTCIKSGLLAGQSNPFGLVDYAAGEADHITPAEEQDYRGLKDLLPNLDIRFQLPILIQAYCGTRISEVLKREAEDFDLSKGTMEVAVGTAKNKASERTIPLPPQIVEMLKGFDFAWGSQATINKWLKTVNSEVTSHSFRHGLTKLARDEQADQIGLEAMLGHVLSHSHMANMYGGKYGHEAMRKAVEPVWTQLDKWMGL from the coding sequence ATGGGCAGACCCAAGAAAACAATCCAACGACGGACCAACGGTATCTACATCGTCCAGATATGGCTGGGTGGCAAGCGGCATGTGAAAAGCCTTGAGACCAGGGATCCAGAGAGAGCTGCAGCAAGAGCAGCGCAGGCAATCAGGAAGCTGCAGAAGGAAGCATCTAGTGGTTTCAATCGCTGGGATGAGCATCCAGCTGAAAAGCCATTAACCGAATGGCCGGGACCAATCCCCTACAAGGTCGATGGACGTCCAGACGTTGAGAGCATCGAAGAGGTTCCTGACAGAGAGACCACATGGGGTGAGTTCTGTGAAGACCCAGAGATTCAGATAACCCCACCACATCAGACCGACTGGCTGGACCTAGTCCGTGAAGCGGAGAGCGTTCGTAAGCGCAAGCACAAGAAGCCTTACTCAGCCAGTTGGCACAAGAACGTAGGCATCTCGATCAAGCAGGTGCCCTTCACGCTGCAACAGGCGTCAGCAAAAACCATCAGAGACTGGATCAAGTTGATGGAGAAGCAGGGGTTGAGTGGTCTCACCATCGCCAATAAGTGCACTCTGCTCAGTGGCTTAGTTGATACCTGCATCAAGAGCGGACTACTGGCAGGTCAATCGAACCCGTTCGGGTTGGTTGACTATGCAGCAGGTGAAGCTGACCACATAACACCAGCAGAGGAGCAGGACTATCGAGGACTGAAGGACCTCCTACCGAACCTGGATATTCGGTTCCAGCTACCGATCCTGATCCAGGCTTATTGCGGGACACGGATCTCTGAGGTGCTTAAGCGAGAAGCAGAGGACTTTGACCTAAGCAAAGGAACGATGGAGGTAGCCGTGGGGACTGCAAAGAACAAAGCAAGCGAGAGAACCATCCCCCTACCCCCTCAAATCGTGGAGATGTTGAAAGGGTTTGACTTTGCATGGGGGTCACAAGCAACCATCAACAAGTGGCTGAAGACTGTGAACTCTGAAGTCACGTCTCACTCATTCCGTCATGGACTGACAAAGCTGGCGCGTGATGAACAAGCAGATCAGATCGGTCTAGAAGCAATGCTCGGTCATGTCCTGTCTCACTCACATATGGCAAACATGTATGGCGGCAAGTACGGCCACGAGGCCATGAGGAAGGCTGTGGAGCCCGTCTGGACGCAGTTGGATAAATGGATGGGTCTATGA